The Anastrepha ludens isolate Willacy chromosome 2, idAnaLude1.1, whole genome shotgun sequence genome contains a region encoding:
- the LOC128855739 gene encoding probable cytochrome P450 304a1 isoform X2, whose amino-acid sequence MYEFMYKRIFFREGPVWKEQRRFILRYLRDFGFGRRFAELELVIQEEITDLLDLIRNGPRYPHEHELSRPGGYRVCVPNVWSPFTYNAFFHIMMNERRPRSEQAEVLQLIKMGMQFQRKGDDYGKMLSIMPWIRHVFPSWSAYDVLTTANKFIFEFFEKIIDHHIDTYDENSERNFIDLYIKQMKMDHEQGQTDVYYRTQFILALVDFAFPAFTAIGVQFTFLIQYLLLYPDVLKRIQSEIDEVVDDGRLPTLEDRKHLHYTEAAIREGLRIETLVPSDVPHRALEDTELLGYKIPKHTIVIPSLYAYHADERVWGDPTKFRPERFLDENGKLSLKKDVSLPFGAGKRLCAGETFARNMLFLLTTAMCQNFNFILGPGDALPDLTKNNNGLIITPYDFWLQLEERK is encoded by the exons GTATTTTCTTTCGTGAAGGTCCTGTGTGGAAGGAGCAACGTCGCTTTATTTTACGCTACCTTCGAGATTTTGGATTCGGCCGCCGTTTTGCTGAACTGGAATTAGTCATTCAAGAGGAGATAACTGATCTTTTAGATCTCATACGCAACGGCCcccgctatccacatgagcacGAATTATCTAGGCCGGGCGGTTATAGAGTGTGCGTCCCAAATGTGTGGAGCCCATTTACGTACAACGCCTTCTTTCACATAATGATGAACGAGCGGCGACCGCGTTCCGAACAAGCCGAAGTGTTGCAGCTCATCAAGATGGGAATGCAATTTCAACGCAAAGGAGATGATTATGGAAAAATGTTGAGTATTATGCCTTGGATACGACACGTATTCCCCAGTTGGAGCGCCTACGATGTACTAACAACggcgaataaatttatttttgagtttttcgaaaaaattatagaCCATCACATTGACACCTATGATGAGAATAGTGAACGAAATTTTATCGATTTATATATCAAGCAGATGAAAATGGACCATGAGCAGGGCCAGACTGACGTTTACTATCGCACACAGTTCATATTGGCTTTGGTGGATTTCGCCTTTCCCGCATTCACAGCGATTGGCGTACAATTTACCTTCCTGATACAATACCTCTTACTCTATCCCGACGTGCTGAAACGCATACAATCGGAAATAGATGAGGTGGTTGATGATGGGCGCTTGCCAACGCTTGAAGATCGCAAGCATTTGCATTACACAGAAGCTGCTATTCGGGAGGGTTTGAGAATTGAGACTTTGGTGCCTTCGGATGTGCCGCACCGAGCATTAGAGGACACCGAACTGCTGGGTTACAAAATACCGAAA caCACGATTGTAATACCCAGTTTGTATGCATATCACGCTGATGAACGCGTCTGGGGCGATCCGACAAAATTTAGGCCGGAACGATTTTTGGATGAGAATGGAAAGCTATCGCTGAAAAAGGACGTATCACTGCCTTTCGGCGCTG GAAAACGACTTTGTGCTGGTGAGACTTTCGCGCGAAATATGCTATTCCTCTTAACTACGGCgatgtgtcaaaatttcaactttatttTGGGGCCAGGTGATGCATTACCA